The following are encoded together in the Candidatus Hydrogenedens sp. genome:
- the lepB gene encoding signal peptidase I: MSEQNIDLNTAKQQKHNILIKSIQVLTGPWNKRNLMEWMFVIGSILILKGCVIDQYLIPTGSMEPTLIGGNLITGDRVLVNKWIYGIRIPFTTIRLYTWSHPKRWDIVVFKTIEKNAKHKTLIKRVVGLPGETVKINHGKIEINGKQIQPPKTMPQNIYYINDIDLVIQYETNPDPKVKKIIEEMRENYPLRYGCSDEKTYSTIPDKHYFLLGDNSINSVDSRMYGWVPENHIIGRAFAIWWPIQRWRDFTGFSKSWWGIVFLYGTQIVIVLIIIRYMYHYRKRTINTQK; encoded by the coding sequence GTGTCTGAACAAAACATAGATCTCAATACTGCTAAACAACAAAAACACAACATTCTCATTAAGTCCATTCAAGTCCTTACTGGACCATGGAATAAAAGGAATTTAATGGAATGGATGTTTGTAATTGGAAGTATTCTTATCTTAAAAGGCTGTGTAATCGACCAGTATCTTATTCCGACGGGTTCTATGGAGCCAACTTTAATAGGTGGAAATTTAATTACTGGCGACCGTGTCCTTGTAAATAAATGGATATATGGCATACGAATCCCATTTACAACAATCAGACTTTATACATGGTCACATCCGAAACGGTGGGACATCGTAGTATTTAAAACCATTGAGAAAAATGCAAAACATAAAACGCTTATAAAACGCGTTGTAGGTTTGCCAGGTGAAACGGTGAAAATAAACCATGGGAAAATAGAAATAAATGGCAAACAAATTCAACCTCCGAAAACAATGCCCCAGAACATCTATTACATCAACGACATTGACCTTGTCATTCAATATGAAACGAATCCCGACCCAAAAGTGAAAAAAATTATTGAAGAGATGCGGGAAAACTATCCTCTTCGTTATGGTTGCAGTGATGAAAAAACCTATTCTACAATCCCAGACAAACATTATTTTCTCTTAGGTGATAATAGCATCAATAGTGTAGACAGCAGAATGTATGGATGGGTACCTGAAAATCACATTATTGGTCGGGCTTTTGCTATATGGTGGCCTATTCAGCGATGGAGAGACTTTACAGGTTTTTCAAAATCATGGTGGGGAATAGTTTTCTTATATGGAACTCAAATAGTAATCGTTTTGATAATTATTAGATATATGTATCATTACAGAAAAAGAACAATAAACACACAAAAATAA
- the lepB gene encoding signal peptidase I — MSQIVRVSGIITILIGIFIIYQGNKTQPEPSEPMWWTGLAIFVLGLHLFFFSNMPKQQIYEWLKSESIALALALLIRWPIAEPYRIPSSSMEPTLHGDNRFGRGDRVFVNKWIYGVRYPFMNKRIWYGKKPQRWDIVVFKTVEKDAIHKTLVKRVVGLPGERVHIADGKIYINGKPLELPPDMPNIYYTSGPVGIGGMEYGIRTEDRYSLIPENHYFLLGDNSAYSRDGRFFGWVPNEHIVGRVVCIWFPISRWRDFTGFSHTWWWKTICIITSLLLIIRLFFARSVVWYRWNENKICHYIVNLLSYGLRIPFTRFWLTHWRKPQIGDLVAYLTPKGIDKIPTEMILCGIVAGREGDKISIQNGTLLVNGAPLTKNSYLSEVLNPPLSVSEAPFGLLKDKEHCTVPEGHLFIVWSFPNKDSELIIDSRIIGWIPESLILGKLTCIWWPPSKIKKV; from the coding sequence ATGAGTCAGATAGTTCGTGTTTCAGGTATTATAACGATTCTCATAGGTATCTTTATTATTTATCAGGGTAATAAAACACAGCCTGAGCCCTCTGAACCTATGTGGTGGACGGGGTTAGCTATCTTTGTATTAGGTCTCCATTTATTCTTTTTTAGCAATATGCCGAAGCAACAAATTTATGAATGGTTAAAAAGTGAAAGCATTGCATTAGCATTAGCATTACTTATTCGCTGGCCTATTGCAGAACCCTACCGTATTCCTTCCAGTTCAATGGAACCAACTTTACATGGTGATAACCGTTTCGGCAGAGGAGATAGAGTATTCGTTAATAAATGGATATATGGTGTCCGTTACCCATTCATGAATAAAAGAATATGGTATGGTAAAAAACCTCAACGTTGGGACATCGTCGTCTTCAAAACGGTAGAAAAAGATGCTATACACAAAACATTGGTCAAACGTGTCGTTGGATTGCCTGGCGAACGTGTTCATATCGCAGATGGTAAGATATACATTAATGGGAAACCACTTGAACTACCACCAGACATGCCAAATATTTATTATACCTCAGGACCCGTCGGCATTGGGGGTATGGAGTACGGCATTAGAACTGAAGATAGATATTCACTCATCCCAGAAAATCATTACTTCCTTTTAGGCGATAACAGTGCTTATAGCAGAGATGGTCGTTTCTTCGGGTGGGTTCCCAATGAACATATTGTCGGCAGAGTTGTATGTATTTGGTTTCCAATCTCACGATGGAGAGACTTCACAGGTTTTAGTCATACTTGGTGGTGGAAAACTATCTGTATTATTACATCATTACTGCTCATTATCCGCTTATTTTTTGCTCGTTCTGTCGTCTGGTATCGTTGGAATGAGAATAAAATATGTCATTACATAGTAAATCTATTATCGTATGGACTACGTATACCATTTACCCGTTTTTGGCTCACTCATTGGCGAAAGCCACAGATAGGAGATTTGGTGGCTTATTTAACTCCAAAAGGGATAGATAAAATTCCGACAGAAATGATCCTTTGCGGGATTGTTGCAGGAAGAGAAGGAGACAAAATATCAATTCAAAACGGGACACTGTTGGTAAATGGGGCACCTCTTACTAAAAATTCTTATCTATCCGAAGTATTAAACCCTCCTCTCTCCGTGTCAGAAGCACCTTTTGGTTTGTTAAAAGACAAAGAACACTGTACTGTTCCAGAAGGACACCTCTTTATTGTCTGGAGTTTCCCAAATAAGGATTCAGAACTAATAATTGATAGTAGAATTATTGGATGGATACCTGAAAGCCTTATACTTGGCAAACTAACCTGTATATGGTGGCCCCCTTCTAAAATTAAAAAAGTCTGA